The following are encoded together in the Synechococcales cyanobacterium CNB genome:
- a CDS encoding Gfo/Idh/MocA family oxidoreductase — protein sequence MAAMSTAFQQGRRRGRGEGTLRCGVVGVGRMGQHHARIYANEQGCVLAGVVDVDKARAATIAERLGCRVYPTPEALLEAGVDAVSIAVPTTAHEDAARPFLEAGVACLIEKPLAQDAETARAMKEAAEHGGAVLMVGHIERFNPVMRAMAKATDNGRGVSPRFIEVHRVSPMTFRSVDVSVVMDMMIHDLDVVLMLMGGHEPDEIQAAGVSLITEHEDICNARLTWRRPEGVCVANVTASRLALKTERVTRITGENAYIKIDYAAKKGTIIRRIANEIQMREVHEQLRQGMDLTSLNWMELVNIEPLEIDDAEPLALEIRSFLEAVRTGTQPPIDANAGFVNVRTAERIIEAVRETMGTPAAR from the coding sequence ATGGCTGCCATGAGCACCGCGTTTCAACAGGGGCGCAGACGGGGCCGGGGGGAGGGCACGCTGCGTTGCGGCGTTGTGGGCGTGGGGCGCATGGGGCAGCACCATGCCCGCATCTACGCGAACGAGCAGGGGTGCGTGCTGGCGGGTGTGGTCGATGTTGACAAGGCGAGGGCCGCGACAATCGCGGAACGGCTCGGGTGCCGTGTCTATCCGACGCCGGAGGCGCTGCTGGAAGCGGGCGTCGATGCGGTGTCGATCGCGGTGCCGACGACGGCGCACGAGGATGCTGCCCGGCCGTTCCTGGAAGCGGGTGTCGCCTGCCTGATCGAGAAGCCGCTCGCCCAGGACGCGGAGACCGCACGGGCGATGAAGGAGGCGGCCGAGCATGGCGGCGCGGTGCTGATGGTGGGGCACATCGAGCGGTTCAACCCCGTGATGCGCGCGATGGCGAAGGCAACCGACAACGGTCGGGGCGTGTCGCCGCGGTTTATCGAAGTTCACCGGGTGAGTCCGATGACGTTCCGTTCGGTGGATGTGAGTGTCGTCATGGACATGATGATCCACGACCTGGACGTGGTTCTGATGCTGATGGGCGGGCACGAGCCGGACGAGATTCAGGCCGCGGGGGTTTCGCTCATCACCGAGCATGAGGACATCTGCAACGCCCGGCTGACGTGGCGGCGTCCCGAGGGCGTGTGCGTGGCGAATGTGACGGCGAGTCGCCTCGCGCTCAAGACAGAGCGTGTTACCCGCATCACGGGCGAGAACGCGTACATCAAGATCGACTACGCGGCCAAGAAGGGGACGATCATCCGCCGAATCGCGAACGAGATTCAGATGCGTGAGGTCCACGAGCAGTTGCGCCAGGGCATGGACCTGACCAGCCTCAACTGGATGGAACTGGTGAATATCGAGCCGCTGGAGATCGACGACGCCGAGCCGCTCGCCCTGGAGATTCGCTCGTTCTTGGAGGCGGTGCGGACGGGCACCCAGCCCCCGATCGACGCCAACGCCGGGTTCGTGAACGTCCGCACGGCGGAGCGGATCATCGAGGCCGTCCGGGAGACCATGGGCACGCCTGCCGCCCGATAG
- a CDS encoding S1 RNA-binding domain-containing protein — protein sequence MHPASENPSVTGRSEQPAGAPIESSGTLSPELNAEIDAAMRNLGLSGDKPSRHSRERHHAAEQPLEGAAPAPIRGPRVVRAGREHRTGTVVSVGPTDVFIEFGPKELGVVERSQYAEHELPKVGEQTEVVVNRYEAGESIYLCSRPGAVQKADWEMLEAGQTVEARVTGVNKGGLELEVAGHRAFMPASQVSLERIEDLSVYVGEKLTCQVSRVDRAGKGNIVLSRRDMLKHERAEQAKRLRETLKEGDVVEGVVRRIAAFGAFVDIGGVDGLVHVENLTHERVTPSEKVVQRHVKEGDRIRAQVLKLDWEAKRISLGIKQLTDDPFALAANDISEGSDVTGRVTKIMEFGAFVEVAPGVEGLVHISEIDWRRIARVEDAVKQDEIVTARVLKVDPESRRISLSIKQTKPRPQPEQREAAARADEKPARKPKGIMPREGFGRRGGMERDTRSPDEILKETPALRRMREKAKMHQKSGGLGGLEHLGGGLGDLKL from the coding sequence ATGCACCCAGCATCCGAGAACCCGTCCGTGACCGGCCGTTCCGAGCAGCCTGCCGGTGCGCCGATCGAATCGTCCGGCACGCTCAGTCCCGAGTTGAACGCGGAGATCGACGCCGCGATGCGCAACCTGGGGCTGAGCGGCGACAAGCCCTCGCGCCACTCGCGTGAGCGGCACCATGCGGCCGAGCAACCGCTGGAGGGCGCTGCCCCGGCGCCGATCCGGGGGCCTCGCGTGGTGCGAGCGGGGCGTGAGCACCGCACGGGCACGGTCGTCTCCGTCGGGCCGACGGACGTCTTCATCGAGTTCGGGCCGAAGGAACTGGGCGTCGTGGAGCGGTCGCAGTACGCCGAGCACGAACTGCCCAAGGTCGGCGAGCAGACCGAGGTCGTGGTGAACCGCTACGAGGCGGGCGAGTCCATCTATCTCTGCTCGCGCCCGGGCGCGGTGCAGAAGGCCGACTGGGAGATGCTCGAAGCCGGGCAGACCGTCGAGGCCCGCGTCACCGGCGTGAACAAGGGCGGGCTTGAACTCGAAGTCGCGGGACACCGGGCCTTCATGCCGGCGAGCCAGGTCTCGCTCGAACGCATCGAAGACCTCTCCGTGTACGTCGGTGAGAAACTGACCTGTCAGGTCTCGCGTGTAGATCGCGCCGGAAAGGGCAACATCGTTCTCTCCCGGCGGGACATGCTGAAGCATGAACGGGCGGAGCAGGCGAAGCGCCTCCGCGAGACGCTCAAGGAAGGCGACGTGGTCGAGGGCGTGGTGCGTCGCATCGCCGCCTTCGGCGCGTTCGTGGACATCGGAGGCGTGGACGGGCTGGTCCACGTCGAGAACCTCACGCACGAGCGAGTCACGCCGAGCGAAAAGGTCGTCCAGCGCCACGTCAAGGAGGGCGACCGCATCCGCGCCCAGGTGCTGAAACTGGACTGGGAGGCCAAGCGCATCTCGCTCGGCATCAAGCAACTCACGGACGACCCGTTCGCGCTCGCGGCCAACGACATCAGCGAGGGCTCGGACGTTACGGGTCGGGTGACGAAGATCATGGAGTTCGGGGCGTTCGTCGAGGTTGCGCCGGGCGTCGAGGGTCTCGTCCACATCTCTGAGATCGACTGGCGGCGCATCGCCCGCGTTGAGGACGCGGTAAAGCAGGATGAGATCGTGACGGCACGGGTGCTGAAGGTCGATCCTGAGTCGCGCCGCATCTCGCTGAGCATCAAGCAGACCAAGCCGCGCCCCCAACCGGAGCAGCGCGAGGCGGCCGCTCGTGCCGACGAAAAGCCCGCACGGAAGCCCAAGGGCATCATGCCGCGCGAGGGCTTCGGACGTCGCGGCGGGATGGAGCGCGACACCCGCTCGCCCGACGAGATCCTCAAGGAAACGCCCGCCCTGCGCCGCATGCGCGAGAAGGCGAAGATGCACCAGAAGAGCGGCGGACTCGGCGGCCTCGAACACCTCGGCGGCGGGCTGGGCGACCTCAAGCTGTGA